The following are from one region of the Cyanobium sp. ATX 6F1 genome:
- a CDS encoding GNAT family N-acetyltransferase, which translates to MSSPSPTVEAPGGEAYRLISHGPLALRLRAHLGGLQALLDGHSFWAAGRSRGDLARMLGHSQAIVSAWQGRELVGFGRATSDGVFRAVLWDVVVASGHQGEGLGRRIVGALLHSPAVARAERVYLMTTNSSGFYRRLGFSPEHGQELLLRAQTGR; encoded by the coding sequence GTGAGCTCGCCCAGCCCAACCGTTGAGGCCCCGGGGGGCGAGGCCTACCGGCTGATCAGCCACGGGCCCCTGGCCCTGCGGCTGCGCGCTCATCTGGGGGGCCTCCAGGCCCTGCTGGATGGGCACAGCTTCTGGGCAGCGGGCCGCAGCCGGGGCGATCTGGCGCGGATGCTGGGCCATAGCCAGGCCATTGTGAGCGCTTGGCAGGGCCGTGAACTGGTGGGCTTCGGCCGGGCCACCAGCGACGGGGTGTTCCGGGCCGTGCTTTGGGATGTGGTGGTGGCCAGTGGGCACCAGGGCGAAGGCCTGGGCCGGCGGATCGTCGGGGCGCTGCTGCACAGCCCGGCCGTGGCCAGGGCCGAGCGCGTCTACCTGATGACCACGAACAGCTCAGGCTTCTACAGGCGCCTTGGATTCAGCCCAGAACACGGTCAGGAGCTGCTTTTGCGGGCCCAGACGGGCCGTTGA
- a CDS encoding dienelactone hydrolase family protein: MLGSWIEIAVPQGPDVAATVLRSWWVRPADGALRGGVLVLPEVFGVNPWVRGVAGALAAEGYGALALPLFARTAPDLELGYDDASLAEGRQHKDLTTTPQLLADGAAAARWLQDQLAPDPSRPSAAGRPALGCVGFCFGGHAALLLATLPAVVASCDFYGAGVATGRPGGGPPSLELLDQVAGRLWCFCGGADPLIPPAEVVAIERALAAADPSGERHRLIRAEGAAHGYMCSARNAFQPAAAAEGWRLMLELFDAELTGKG; encoded by the coding sequence GTGCTCGGCTCCTGGATCGAGATTGCTGTGCCCCAGGGCCCTGATGTGGCCGCCACTGTTCTGCGCAGCTGGTGGGTCCGGCCGGCTGATGGAGCCCTGCGGGGCGGGGTGCTGGTGCTGCCGGAGGTGTTCGGGGTCAACCCCTGGGTGCGCGGCGTCGCCGGCGCGCTGGCGGCGGAGGGCTACGGCGCCCTGGCGCTGCCGCTGTTCGCCCGCACCGCCCCCGATCTGGAGCTGGGTTACGACGACGCCTCCCTGGCGGAGGGCCGCCAGCACAAAGACCTCACCACAACCCCCCAGCTGCTCGCCGATGGTGCGGCCGCCGCCCGCTGGCTGCAGGATCAGCTGGCACCTGATCCGTCCCGGCCATCAGCAGCGGGCCGCCCTGCTCTGGGCTGCGTGGGCTTCTGCTTCGGCGGCCACGCGGCCCTGCTGCTCGCCACACTGCCGGCTGTGGTGGCCAGCTGCGACTTCTACGGCGCCGGTGTGGCCACGGGGCGCCCCGGCGGCGGCCCCCCCAGCCTGGAGCTGCTCGATCAGGTGGCTGGAAGGCTTTGGTGCTTCTGCGGTGGGGCTGATCCCCTGATCCCCCCGGCGGAGGTGGTCGCCATCGAGCGCGCCCTGGCGGCCGCCGATCCCAGCGGCGAACGCCACCGACTGATCAGGGCCGAAGGCGCCGCCCACGGCTACATGTGCAGCGCCCGGAACGCCTTCCAGCCGGCAGCGGCGGCCGAGGGCTGGAGGCTGATGCTGGAGCTGTTCGACGCCGAACTGACGGGCAAGGGCTGA
- a CDS encoding type II toxin-antitoxin system VapC family toxin: MAVLLGESDAGVYLNCLNQEQSKFISTATLVEAQIVTMRYLGEAGLAELQLLLQLGQVNTVALAPAHVAWALKGWCQFGKGNHPAALNLGDCFSYALAKALDRPLLFKGSDFAQTDLRPALDLHREP; this comes from the coding sequence GTGGCGGTGCTCCTGGGCGAGTCGGATGCAGGCGTTTACCTGAACTGCCTCAATCAGGAGCAAAGCAAGTTCATCAGCACCGCGACACTCGTCGAAGCCCAGATCGTGACGATGCGCTATCTCGGGGAGGCCGGGTTGGCCGAACTGCAGCTGCTGTTGCAACTCGGCCAGGTCAACACGGTGGCCCTGGCGCCGGCGCACGTGGCTTGGGCATTGAAGGGCTGGTGCCAATTCGGGAAAGGCAACCATCCAGCGGCGCTGAATCTGGGCGATTGCTTCAGCTACGCACTCGCCAAGGCCCTGGATCGCCCCCTGCTGTTCAAAGGATCAGACTTCGCCCAGACCGATCTTCGGCCCGCGCTGGATCTCCACCGTGAGCCCTGA
- a CDS encoding GntR family transcriptional regulator — MRFHIQQESDIPASTQLYNQICFAIAARHYPPGHRLPSTRQLAMQTGLHRNTISKVYRQLENDGVVEAMAGSGIYVRDQQKPRELKPPAGLRSKIRPDIDREVRQCVDGLLNAGCTLQQARELLTREIDWRLRCGARVLVSTPREDIGASMLIAEELAPNLDVPVEVVPMEELEAVLESSNNGTVVTSRYFLQPVEELAKRHGVRAVAVDLNEFRQELDLLKELRAGSCVGLVSISPGILRAAEVILHSMRGNELLVMTATPDVNSRLLALLRAASHVLCDRPSLSLVEQTLRQNRSQLMRLPQLHCAKSYLGAATIELLRKEIGLQAPLRESPGTAG; from the coding sequence GTGCGATTCCACATCCAGCAGGAAAGCGACATCCCGGCGTCGACCCAGCTCTACAACCAGATCTGCTTCGCGATCGCGGCCCGTCACTACCCGCCTGGTCACCGCCTGCCGAGCACCCGCCAGCTGGCGATGCAGACCGGTCTGCACCGCAACACGATCAGCAAGGTCTACCGGCAGCTGGAGAACGACGGAGTCGTCGAGGCCATGGCCGGCTCCGGCATCTACGTGCGCGACCAGCAGAAGCCCCGGGAGCTCAAGCCCCCGGCCGGCCTGCGCAGCAAGATCCGCCCCGACATCGACCGGGAGGTGCGCCAGTGCGTCGATGGATTGCTGAATGCGGGTTGCACCCTGCAGCAGGCCAGGGAACTGCTCACCCGGGAGATCGACTGGCGCCTGCGCTGCGGCGCCCGGGTGCTGGTGAGCACCCCGCGCGAAGACATCGGCGCCTCGATGCTGATCGCCGAGGAGCTGGCCCCCAACCTGGATGTGCCCGTGGAGGTGGTGCCGATGGAGGAGCTCGAGGCGGTGCTCGAGAGCTCCAACAACGGCACGGTGGTCACCAGCCGCTACTTCCTCCAGCCCGTGGAGGAGCTGGCCAAGCGCCACGGGGTGCGTGCGGTGGCGGTGGATCTCAATGAATTCCGCCAGGAGCTCGATCTGCTCAAGGAGCTGCGGGCGGGCAGTTGTGTGGGCCTGGTGAGCATCAGCCCCGGCATCCTGCGGGCGGCGGAGGTGATCCTGCACAGCATGCGCGGCAATGAGCTGCTGGTGATGACAGCGACGCCCGATGTGAACAGCCGACTGCTGGCACTGCTGCGGGCCGCCAGCCACGTGCTCTGCGACCGCCCCAGCCTCTCGCTGGTGGAGCAGACCCTGCGCCAGAACCGCTCCCAACTGATGCGCCTGCCGCAGCTCCACTGCGCCAAGAGCTACCTGGGGGCCGCCACGATCGAACTGCTGCGCAAGGAGATCGGGCTGCAGGCCCCCCTGAGGGAGTCCCCAGGCACCGCTGGGTAG
- the secA gene encoding preprotein translocase subunit SecA gives MLKLLLGDPNARKLKRFQPLVSDINLLEEDVAPLSDEDLRAKTASFREALAKAETPVRQRQLLDELLPEAFAVVREAGKRVLGMRHFDVQLLGGMVLHEGQIAEMKTGEGKTLVATLPAYLNALTGKGVHVVTVNDYLARRDAEWMGQVHRFLGLSVGLIQQDMAPAERRRNYACDITYATNSELGFDYLRDNMANDIAEVVQQEFHYCIIDEVDSILVDEARTPLIISGQVERPQEKYRRATEVAAQLERAEGMTKDGIDPEGDYEVDEKQRNVTLTDEGYAKAEQLLEVGDLFNPEDPWAHFITNALKAKELFIKDVNYIVRDEDAVIVDEFTGRVMPGRRWSDGQHQAIESKENLPIQPETQTLASITYQNFFLLYPRLAGMTGTAKTEEVEFEKTYKLEVTVVPTNRVRSRTDLVDQVYKNESAKWRAVAAETAEFHRAGRPVLVGTTSVEKSEVLSALLAEQEIPHNLLNAKPENVEREAEIVAQAGRAGAVTIATNMAGRGTDIILGGNTDYMARLKLREVLLPRLVRPEEGHKPPIPLQRDPAAGFAPGTALSAKPLSEARAIGTLYPCALSEECDQALGSLARALVAAWGDRTLTVLELEDRIAQAAEKAPTDDPQIEQLRELIARVKAEYDAVVKRDEVTVREAGGLHVIGTERHEARRVDNQLRGRAGRQGDPGSTRFFLSLEDNLLRIFGGERVAGLMNAFRVEEDMPIESNMLTRSLEGAQKKVETYYYDIRKQVFEYDEVMNNQRKAVYAERRRVLEGRELKKQVIGYGERTMDDIVEAYVNPDLPPEEWDLERLVAKVKEFVYLLEDLQPEQLQGLSIEELKAFLQEQLRNAYDLKEGQVEQGRPGLMREAERFFILQQIDTLWREHLQAMDALRESVGLRGYGQKDPLIEYKNEGYDMFLEMMTGMRRNVIYSMFMFEPRLDTSTEPVASA, from the coding sequence ATGCTCAAGCTGCTGCTGGGGGATCCCAACGCCCGCAAGCTGAAGCGTTTCCAGCCCCTGGTTTCGGACATCAACCTGCTGGAGGAGGACGTCGCTCCCCTCTCCGACGAAGACCTGCGCGCCAAGACCGCCTCCTTCCGGGAGGCCTTAGCCAAGGCGGAGACGCCGGTGCGCCAGCGTCAGCTGCTCGATGAACTGCTGCCCGAGGCCTTCGCCGTGGTGCGCGAGGCGGGCAAGCGGGTGCTGGGCATGCGCCATTTCGACGTGCAGCTGCTGGGCGGCATGGTGCTGCATGAGGGTCAGATCGCCGAGATGAAGACCGGCGAAGGCAAGACCCTGGTCGCCACCCTGCCGGCCTACCTCAACGCCCTCACCGGCAAGGGGGTGCATGTGGTCACGGTGAACGACTACCTGGCCCGCCGCGACGCCGAGTGGATGGGTCAGGTGCACCGCTTCCTGGGGCTCTCGGTGGGCCTGATCCAGCAGGACATGGCCCCGGCCGAGCGCCGCCGCAATTACGCCTGCGACATCACCTACGCCACCAACAGCGAGCTGGGCTTCGATTACTTGCGCGACAACATGGCGAATGACATCGCCGAGGTGGTGCAGCAGGAGTTCCATTACTGCATCATCGACGAGGTCGACTCGATCCTGGTCGATGAGGCGCGCACCCCCCTGATCATCTCCGGTCAGGTGGAGCGGCCCCAGGAGAAATACCGCCGTGCCACCGAGGTGGCCGCCCAGCTCGAGCGGGCCGAAGGCATGACCAAGGACGGCATCGACCCCGAAGGCGACTACGAGGTTGATGAGAAGCAGCGCAACGTGACGCTCACCGATGAGGGCTACGCCAAGGCCGAGCAGCTGCTGGAAGTGGGGGATCTGTTCAATCCCGAGGACCCCTGGGCCCACTTCATCACCAACGCCCTCAAGGCCAAGGAGCTGTTCATCAAGGACGTCAACTACATCGTGCGCGATGAGGACGCCGTGATCGTTGATGAGTTCACCGGCCGGGTGATGCCCGGCCGTCGTTGGAGCGATGGTCAGCACCAGGCGATCGAATCCAAGGAAAACCTGCCGATCCAGCCCGAAACCCAGACCCTGGCCAGCATCACCTATCAGAACTTCTTCCTGCTCTATCCGCGTCTGGCCGGCATGACCGGCACCGCCAAGACAGAAGAAGTGGAGTTCGAGAAGACCTACAAGTTGGAGGTCACCGTGGTGCCCACCAACCGGGTACGCTCGCGCACCGATCTGGTCGATCAGGTCTACAAGAACGAGTCCGCCAAGTGGCGGGCGGTCGCCGCGGAGACCGCTGAGTTCCACCGCGCCGGCCGGCCGGTGCTGGTGGGCACCACCAGCGTCGAGAAATCCGAGGTGCTCTCGGCCCTGCTTGCTGAACAGGAGATCCCCCACAACCTGCTCAACGCCAAGCCCGAGAACGTGGAGCGCGAGGCCGAGATCGTCGCCCAGGCAGGCCGGGCCGGCGCTGTGACCATCGCCACCAACATGGCCGGCCGCGGCACCGACATCATCCTGGGCGGCAACACCGACTACATGGCCCGCCTCAAGCTCAGGGAGGTGCTGCTGCCCCGGCTGGTGCGTCCCGAGGAGGGCCACAAGCCCCCGATTCCCCTGCAGCGCGATCCAGCCGCCGGTTTCGCTCCGGGAACGGCCTTGTCCGCCAAGCCATTGAGTGAGGCACGCGCCATCGGCACCCTCTACCCCTGCGCGCTCTCCGAGGAGTGCGATCAGGCCCTGGGCAGTCTGGCCCGTGCATTGGTGGCCGCCTGGGGTGATCGCACCCTCACCGTGCTTGAGCTCGAAGACCGCATCGCCCAGGCGGCGGAGAAGGCCCCCACCGATGATCCCCAGATCGAGCAGCTCCGTGAGCTGATTGCCCGGGTCAAGGCCGAATACGACGCGGTGGTGAAACGCGATGAGGTGACGGTGCGCGAAGCAGGTGGTCTGCATGTGATCGGCACCGAGCGCCACGAGGCCCGCCGGGTCGACAACCAGCTGAGGGGCCGCGCCGGCCGCCAGGGAGACCCGGGCAGCACACGCTTTTTCCTTTCGCTCGAAGACAACCTGCTGCGCATCTTTGGAGGCGAGCGTGTGGCCGGATTGATGAACGCCTTCCGGGTCGAAGAGGACATGCCGATCGAATCGAACATGCTCACCCGTTCGTTGGAGGGGGCCCAGAAGAAGGTCGAGACCTACTACTACGACATCCGCAAGCAGGTGTTCGAGTACGACGAGGTGATGAACAACCAGCGCAAGGCCGTCTACGCCGAGCGGCGGCGGGTGCTGGAGGGCCGTGAGCTCAAAAAGCAGGTGATTGGCTATGGCGAGCGCACCATGGACGACATCGTCGAGGCCTACGTCAACCCCGATCTCCCGCCTGAGGAATGGGATCTGGAGCGGCTGGTGGCCAAGGTCAAGGAATTTGTCTATCTCCTCGAAGATCTACAACCCGAGCAGTTGCAGGGCCTCTCCATCGAGGAGCTCAAGGCCTTTCTCCAGGAGCAGCTGCGCAATGCCTATGACCTCAAGGAGGGGCAGGTGGAGCAGGGGCGGCCGGGGCTGATGCGCGAGGCCGAGCGCTTTTTTATCCTCCAGCAGATCGACACCCTCTGGCGGGAACACCTCCAGGCCATGGATGCCCTGCGCGAATCGGTGGGTCTGCGTGGCTACGGCCAGAAGGATCCCCTGATCGAATACAAGAACGAGGGCTACGACATGTTCCTGGAGATGATGACCGGCATGCGCCGGAACGTGATTTATTCGATGTTCATGTTCGAGCCAAGGCTCGACACCTCCACTGAGCCGGTGGCCTCTGCCTGA
- the cysE gene encoding serine O-acetyltransferase, protein MLQAIRADLAIIQERDPAARSKLEILLCYPGFHALVIHRFSHRLWRLGLPLLPRLVSQLGRTLTGVEIHPGARIGHGVFIDHGMGVVIGETAEIGNRCLLYQGVTLGGTGKMHGKRHPTLMENVVVGAGAKVLGAISVGSNTRIGAGSVVLKDVPADSTVVGVPGRVVHQSGVRIDPLAHSALPDTEAQVIRNLMERIDALEGELSLLQRRLSEGATPGRDGLDAGMSQNLKDREIMEFLGDETLP, encoded by the coding sequence CTGCTTCAGGCCATCCGAGCCGATCTGGCGATCATCCAGGAACGGGACCCGGCCGCCCGCAGCAAGCTCGAGATCCTGCTCTGCTATCCGGGGTTCCATGCCCTGGTGATCCATCGCTTCAGCCACCGACTCTGGCGGCTGGGCCTGCCCCTGCTGCCGCGGCTGGTGTCCCAACTGGGCCGCACGCTGACGGGCGTGGAGATCCACCCCGGGGCGCGCATCGGCCATGGGGTGTTCATCGACCACGGCATGGGCGTGGTGATCGGTGAAACCGCCGAGATCGGCAACCGCTGCCTGCTCTACCAGGGGGTGACCCTGGGGGGCACCGGCAAGATGCACGGCAAGCGCCACCCCACCCTGATGGAGAACGTGGTGGTGGGCGCCGGCGCCAAGGTGCTGGGCGCCATCAGCGTGGGCTCCAACACCCGGATCGGCGCCGGCTCAGTGGTGCTGAAGGACGTGCCCGCCGACAGCACCGTCGTGGGGGTCCCTGGCCGGGTCGTGCACCAGTCGGGGGTGCGCATCGACCCCCTGGCCCACTCCGCCCTGCCTGACACCGAAGCCCAGGTGATCCGCAACCTGATGGAGCGGATTGATGCCCTTGAAGGTGAGCTGAGCCTGCTTCAGCGACGTCTCAGCGAAGGCGCGACCCCGGGGAGGGATGGGCTAGATGCCGGCATGTCCCAGAATCTCAAGGACCGGGAAATTATGGAGTTTCTGGGGGATGAAACCCTGCCTTAG
- the infC gene encoding translation initiation factor IF-3, with protein MPPRPRFDRRAPVRELPNINDRSYAQLRVVDSDGSQLGVITREAALEVAKDRELDLVLVSEKADPPVCRIMDYGKFKFEQEKKAKEAKKKSHQTEVKEVKMRYKIDSHDYQVRIGQAVRFLKDGDKVKCTVIFRGREIQHTALAEVLLFRMAKDLEENAEIQQDPKREGRNMIMFLSPRKTPLTKEKDAAALAAKAVRTL; from the coding sequence ATGCCACCTCGTCCCCGTTTTGACCGCCGGGCGCCCGTCCGGGAACTGCCCAACATCAACGACCGCAGCTACGCCCAGCTGCGGGTGGTCGACTCCGACGGCAGCCAGCTCGGAGTGATCACCAGGGAAGCGGCCCTGGAGGTGGCCAAAGACCGGGAACTGGATCTGGTGCTGGTCAGCGAGAAGGCTGATCCACCGGTCTGCCGAATCATGGACTACGGCAAGTTCAAGTTCGAACAGGAGAAGAAGGCCAAGGAGGCCAAGAAGAAGTCGCACCAGACCGAGGTCAAGGAGGTCAAGATGCGCTACAAGATCGACTCCCACGACTATCAGGTGCGGATCGGTCAGGCGGTGCGCTTCCTCAAGGACGGTGACAAGGTCAAATGCACCGTGATCTTCCGGGGCCGGGAAATTCAGCACACCGCCTTGGCTGAGGTGCTGCTGTTCCGCATGGCCAAGGACCTCGAGGAGAACGCCGAGATCCAGCAGGACCCGAAGCGGGAGGGCCGCAACATGATCATGTTCCTCAGCCCCCGCAAGACGCCGCTGACCAAGGAAAAAGACGCCGCCGCCCTGGCGGCCAAGGCGGTGCGCACGCTCTGA
- the gyrB gene encoding DNA topoisomerase (ATP-hydrolyzing) subunit B: MSEASKVSAAYGAEQIQVLEGLEPVRKRPGMYIGTTGPRGLHHLVYEVVDNSVDEALAGHCSEILVHLGEDGSATVSDNGRGIPTDVHSRTGKSALETVMTVLHAGGKFGSGGYKVSGGLHGVGISVVNALSEWVEVEVRRQGQVHRQRFERGAPIGSLVSEPDSSGRTGTTVSFKPDIEIFSGGIAFDYHTLSGRLRELAYLNGGVKIVFRDEREAARSSSGEAHEEIYLYEGGIKEYVAYMNTDKDPLHPDIIYVNSEKDGVQVEAALQWCVDAYSDSILGFANNIRTVDGGTHIDGLKTVLTRTLNTFARKRGKRKEAEGNLAGENIREGLTAVLSVKVPEPEFEGQTKTKLGNTEVRGIVDNLVGAALSEYLEFNPGVIDLILEKAIQAFNAAEAARRARELVRRKSVLESSTLPGKLADCSSRDPRESEIYIVEGDSAGGSAKQGRDRRFQAILPLRGKILNIEKTDDAKIYKNTEIQALITGLGLGIKGEDFNESALRYHRIVIMTDADVDGAHIRTLILTFFFRYQRMLLEGGYIYIACPPLYKVERGKNHTYCYNEQDLKKTLDAFPEKANYTIQRFKGLGEMMPKQLWETTMDPETRTMKRVEIEDAAEADRIFTILMGDKVAPRREFIETHSAELDFAQLDI; encoded by the coding sequence ATGAGCGAAGCCAGCAAGGTCAGTGCCGCCTACGGCGCCGAGCAGATCCAGGTGCTGGAAGGCCTGGAGCCCGTGCGCAAGCGGCCGGGCATGTACATCGGCACCACAGGCCCCCGGGGTCTGCACCACCTCGTCTATGAGGTGGTCGACAACTCCGTGGACGAGGCCCTGGCGGGCCACTGCAGCGAGATTCTGGTTCACCTGGGGGAAGACGGCTCGGCGACGGTCTCCGACAACGGCCGTGGCATCCCCACCGATGTGCACTCCCGCACCGGCAAGTCGGCGCTGGAAACGGTGATGACGGTGCTCCACGCCGGCGGCAAGTTCGGCAGTGGCGGCTACAAGGTGTCTGGCGGCCTCCACGGCGTGGGGATTTCGGTGGTGAACGCCCTGAGCGAGTGGGTGGAGGTGGAGGTGCGGCGCCAGGGGCAGGTGCACCGCCAGCGCTTCGAGCGCGGTGCCCCGATCGGCAGCCTGGTTTCAGAGCCCGACAGCAGCGGCCGCACCGGCACCACGGTGAGCTTCAAGCCCGACATCGAGATCTTCAGCGGCGGCATCGCCTTCGACTACCACACCCTCTCCGGGAGGCTGCGGGAGCTGGCCTACCTCAACGGCGGCGTCAAGATCGTCTTCCGCGACGAGCGCGAGGCGGCCCGCAGCTCCAGCGGGGAGGCCCACGAGGAGATCTACCTCTACGAAGGCGGCATCAAGGAATATGTCGCCTACATGAACACCGACAAGGATCCCCTGCACCCCGACATCATCTATGTGAATTCCGAGAAAGACGGCGTTCAGGTGGAGGCGGCCCTGCAGTGGTGCGTTGATGCCTACTCCGACAGCATCCTCGGTTTCGCCAACAACATCCGCACCGTCGATGGCGGCACCCACATCGACGGTCTGAAAACCGTGCTGACCCGCACGCTCAATACTTTTGCCCGCAAGCGGGGCAAGCGCAAGGAGGCCGAAGGCAACCTCGCCGGCGAGAACATCCGCGAGGGCCTCACCGCCGTGCTCTCGGTGAAGGTGCCCGAGCCCGAGTTCGAAGGTCAGACCAAGACCAAACTCGGCAATACCGAGGTGCGCGGCATCGTCGACAACCTCGTGGGCGCGGCCCTCAGCGAATACCTGGAGTTCAACCCCGGGGTGATCGATCTGATCCTGGAGAAGGCGATCCAGGCGTTCAATGCCGCCGAGGCCGCCCGCCGGGCCCGCGAACTCGTGCGCCGCAAGTCGGTGCTGGAGAGTTCCACCCTGCCGGGCAAGCTGGCCGACTGCAGCTCCCGTGATCCCAGGGAGTCCGAGATCTACATCGTGGAGGGGGATTCGGCCGGTGGCTCCGCCAAGCAGGGCCGCGATCGTCGCTTCCAGGCGATCCTGCCCCTGCGGGGCAAGATCCTCAACATCGAGAAAACCGATGACGCCAAGATCTACAAGAACACCGAGATTCAGGCCCTGATCACGGGGCTGGGCCTGGGCATCAAGGGCGAGGATTTCAATGAATCCGCCCTGCGCTACCACCGGATCGTGATCATGACCGATGCGGACGTGGACGGCGCCCACATCCGCACCCTGATCCTCACCTTCTTCTTCCGCTACCAGCGGATGCTGCTGGAGGGGGGCTACATCTACATCGCCTGCCCGCCCCTCTACAAGGTGGAGCGCGGCAAAAATCACACCTATTGCTACAACGAACAGGATCTCAAGAAAACCCTTGATGCTTTCCCCGAGAAGGCCAATTACACGATCCAGCGTTTCAAGGGTCTCGGGGAGATGATGCCCAAGCAACTCTGGGAAACCACCATGGACCCGGAGACCCGCACGATGAAACGTGTGGAAATTGAAGACGCGGCCGAGGCTGACCGCATCTTCACGATCCTGATGGGCGACAAGGTGGCCCCCCGCCGGGAGTTCATCGAGACCCACAGCGCCGAGCTGGACTTCGCCCAACTCGACATCTGA
- a CDS encoding type II toxin-antitoxin system VapB family antitoxin, whose protein sequence is MGMNIKDERVHAMAKELASRRGTSVTNAVRQALAAELERNGEPNSGAALEARKQAMQALLARCRALPRLDPRERGEVERDLFDDAVLPW, encoded by the coding sequence ATGGGGATGAACATCAAGGACGAGCGGGTCCACGCCATGGCCAAGGAGCTGGCGAGCCGCCGCGGCACCAGCGTCACCAACGCCGTGCGCCAGGCCCTGGCCGCCGAACTGGAGCGGAATGGCGAGCCCAACAGCGGGGCCGCGCTGGAGGCCAGAAAGCAGGCGATGCAAGCGTTACTGGCACGCTGCCGCGCCCTTCCCCGTCTTGATCCGCGTGAGCGGGGAGAGGTTGAGCGTGATCTTTTCGACGACGCTGTGCTGCCATGGTGA
- the miaA gene encoding tRNA (adenosine(37)-N6)-dimethylallyltransferase MiaA, with the protein MSDPTPPLVIALLGPTASGKTDLAIELAQRLDLAVISVDSRQLYVGMDIGTAKPTAAQRRMVPHHLLDLRRPDQPINLQEFRAEAEAVITAEHRRRGVAFLVGGSGLYLKAITQGLSPPAVPPQPQLRAQLQALGQASCHQLLRAADPASAGRIAVADAVRTQRALEVLYATGRPLSSQQGIVPPPWRVLELGVNRADLMERIDRRTEALYQGGLVAETAQLLERFGDHCPLLETIGYGEAKALLAGRLEEAEAIALTARRTRQYAKRQRTWFRRQHQPVWLTTPDLLNEAVLQIRHVLG; encoded by the coding sequence TTGTCCGACCCCACGCCGCCCCTGGTGATCGCACTGCTCGGGCCCACCGCCAGCGGCAAGACCGACCTGGCGATCGAGCTGGCCCAGCGGCTTGACCTGGCGGTGATTTCGGTGGATTCGCGCCAGCTCTATGTGGGCATGGACATCGGCACGGCCAAGCCCACGGCCGCCCAGCGCCGCATGGTGCCCCACCACCTGCTGGACCTGCGCCGCCCCGATCAGCCGATCAACCTGCAGGAATTCCGCGCCGAGGCCGAAGCGGTGATCACCGCCGAGCACCGGCGGCGGGGGGTGGCGTTCCTGGTCGGGGGCAGTGGGCTCTACCTCAAGGCGATCACCCAGGGACTGTCGCCCCCGGCGGTGCCGCCCCAACCCCAGCTGCGGGCGCAGCTGCAGGCCCTCGGCCAGGCCAGTTGCCACCAGTTGCTGCGCGCGGCCGATCCGGCCTCCGCCGGGCGCATTGCCGTTGCCGATGCGGTGCGCACCCAACGGGCCCTGGAGGTGCTCTACGCCACCGGCCGGCCGCTCTCGAGCCAGCAGGGGATTGTGCCTCCGCCCTGGCGGGTCCTGGAGCTGGGGGTGAACCGGGCTGATCTGATGGAACGCATCGATCGCCGCACCGAGGCCCTCTACCAGGGGGGCCTGGTGGCGGAAACGGCCCAGCTGCTGGAGCGCTTCGGGGACCACTGCCCGCTGCTGGAGACGATCGGCTACGGCGAAGCCAAGGCCCTGCTCGCCGGGCGCCTGGAGGAGGCCGAGGCGATCGCGCTCACGGCCCGGCGCACCCGCCAGTACGCCAAGCGCCAGCGCACCTGGTTTCGCCGGCAACACCAACCGGTGTGGCTCACCACTCCGGATCTTCTCAACGAAGCGGTTCTACAGATCAGGCACGTTCTAGGCTGA